One stretch of Pelodiscus sinensis isolate JC-2024 unplaced genomic scaffold, ASM4963464v1 ctg211, whole genome shotgun sequence DNA includes these proteins:
- the TTC31 gene encoding tetratricopeptide repeat protein 31 isoform X3 produces MPNAEFGEAGAPVGPGRGSCQPGHFPRGLLTGCGPNAEHHKGEDLNNPMEKLMLKSLYSTSPSAMKHKAGGLTDSEEEFGCCYDAEGGYDEDEEKWDDPARACDAAALEDAVPGAFLGFWKSFVGKDTSPAAPPRGSLDYQLPQRQRVTAEEAERNASELVAEEERLKRKAEKKRLKKKRQKDRKRQEKLEQDVSPRPETELEEPCVDSDTEERAGAVPPSGRGPLDSRAPRRGEGARAQVRSADVSTEEEMEAELDLSSTFVSKAQRKLGVKPLAPRREKLPRAEVKEPDRKPQQEVPRPGQDVSRVDPSTVLAGYGNEAAQRGCFQEAVLFFTEAVKLNPREHRLFGNRSYCYERMQQYDKALSDAQVALSLLPGWPKGFFRKGKALLGLKRYAEARSTFLELLRLDSSHADAAAQLETCQTQLVLEAGLGGKRSLALEPLLRAAGSGEQARSRSPGGRGDAEGDEDGESGFVTITNSRSRGKGPGQQGLGASSKHTVATAHQASFGPIHSVRLLPEKFCAFINYSSKEAAEAAYAALQGAAASAPHPGVPFLAQRRLQLRARLPFPTPAPEQGAGQEAGSALGPCTGPVVAGPGDQMPQADSGLLPGHKAHEGLDGHGAGPACGCPSLGRSRAGC; encoded by the exons ATGCCGAACGCGGAGTTCGGGGAGGCGGGAGCCCCCGTAGGGCCGGGCCGGG ggtcctgccagccaggccacttCCCCCGCGGCCTGCTCACCGGCTGCGGCCCCAACGCGGAGCACCACAAGGGCGAG GATCTCAACAACCCCATGGAGAAGCTGATGCTGAAGAGTCTGTACAGCACTTCCCCCAGTGCCATGAAGCACAAAGCCGGGGGGCTCACAg ACTCCGAGGAAGAGTTCGGCTGCTGCTACGACGCCGAGGGGGGGTATGATGAGGACGAGGAGAAGTGGGACGACCCCGCCAGGGCGTGCGATGCCGCGGCTCTCGAGGATGCGGTCCCTGGCGCATTCCTTGGCTTCTGGAAATCCTTCGTGGGCAAGGACACCTCGCCGGCTGCCCCGCCCCGGGGCTCGCTGGACTatcagctgccccagaggcagcggGTGACTGCAGAG gaagCGGAGAGGAACGCCAGTGAGCTGGTCGCGGAGGAGGAGCGCCTTAAAAGGAAAGCGGAGAAGAAAAGGCTTAAGAAGAAG AGGCAGAAGGATCGGAAGAGGCAGGAGAAGCTGGAACAGGACGTGAGCCCCAGGCCTGAGACGGAGCTG GAGGAGCCTTGTGTGGACAGTGACACGGAGGAGCGGGCCGGTGCTGTGCCGCCATCggggaggggccccctggactccagggctcccaggagaggggaaggagccagGGCCCAGGTCAGGAGTGCAGACGTGAGCACCGAGGAGGAGATGGAG GCCGAGCTGGACTTGAGCAGCACCTTTGTCTCCAAAGCTCAGCGTAAGCTGGGCGTGAAGCCGCTGGCGCCCCGGAGGGAGAAGCTGCCCCGAGCCGAGGTCAAGGAGCCGGACAGGAAGCCCCAGCAGGAG GTGCCGAGGCCTGGGCAGGACGTGAGCAGGGTGGATCCCAGCACGGTGCTAGCAG gctaTGGGAACGAGGCGGCCCAGCGGGGCTGCTTCCAGGAAGCTGTGCTGTTCTTCACCGAGGCCGTCAAACTCAACCCCCGGGAGCACAG GCTCTTCGGGAACCGCTCGTACTGCTACGAGAGGATGCAGCAGTACGACAAGGCCCTGAGTGACGCCCAGGTGGCCTTGAGCCTCCTGCCTGGCTGGCCCAAAGGCTTTTTCCGCAAGGGCAAGGCCCTCCTGGGGCTGAAG CGCTACGCTGAGGCCAGAagcaccttcctggagctgctgcggCTGGACAGCTCCCACGCCGACGCCGCTGCCCAGCTGGAGACGTGCCAGACGCAGCTCGTGCTG GAGGCCGGCCTTGGCGGCAAGAGGAGCCTGGCGCTGGAGCCGTTGCTGAGAGCTGCGGGATCCG GCGAGCAGGCCCGGAGCCGCTCCCCAGGTGGCCGAGGCGACGCCGAGGGGGACGAGGACGGTGAGAGCGGGTTTGTGACCATCACGAACTCCCGGAGCCGGGGGAAAGGCCCAGGCCAGCAGGGACTCGGGGCCAGCAGCAAACACACCGTGGCCACCGCGCATCAGGCCAG CTTTGGGCCCATCCACTCGGTGCGGCTGCTCCCGGAGAAGTTCTGCGCCTTCATCAACTACAGCTCCAAGGAGGCAGCGGAGGCGGCCTACGCAGCGCTGCAG GGAGCCGCTGCGAGTGCCCCCCACCCTGGAGTGCCATTTCTGGCGCAACGCCGGCTGCAGCTACGGGCCCGACTGCCGTTTCCGACACCTGCcccagagcaaggggctggacaaGAAGCCGGCTCAGCGCTAGGGCCCTGCACTGGCCCCGTCGTTGCGGGGCCTGGAGACCAGATGCCCCAGGCGGACAGCGGGCTCCTGCCAGGCCACAAGGCACATGAGGGACTGGACGGCCACGGTGCTGGGCCTGCCTGTGGGTGCCCGTCCCTGGGAAGGAGCCGTGCAGGCTGCTGa
- the TTC31 gene encoding tetratricopeptide repeat protein 31 isoform X1, translating into MPNAEFGEAGAPVGPGRGSCQPGHFPRGLLTGCGPNAEHHKGEDLNNPMEKLMLKSLYSTSPSAMKHKAGGLTDSEEEFGCCYDAEGGYDEDEEKWDDPARACDAAALEDAVPGAFLGFWKSFVGKDTSPAAPPRGSLDYQLPQRQRVTAEEAERNASELVAEEERLKRKAEKKRLKKKRQKDRKRQEKLEQDVSPRPETELEEPCVDSDTEERAGAVPPSGRGPLDSRAPRRGEGARAQVRSADVSTEEEMEAELDLSSTFVSKAQRKLGVKPLAPRREKLPRAEVKEPDRKPQQEVPRPGQDVSRVDPSTVLAGYGNEAAQRGCFQEAVLFFTEAVKLNPREHRLFGNRSYCYERMQQYDKALSDAQVALSLLPGWPKGFFRKGKALLGLKRYAEARSTFLELLRLDSSHADAAAQLETCQTQLVLEAGLGGKRSLALEPLLRAAGSGEQARSRSPGGRGDAEGDEDGESGFVTITNSRSRGKGPGQQGLGASSKHTVATAHQAREWYAVWVGNVTPRITQKLLRSCFEIFGPIHSVRLLPEKFCAFINYSSKEAAEAAYAALQGAAASAPHPGVPFLAQRRLQLRARLPFPTPAPEQGAGQEAGSALGPCTGPVVAGPGDQMPQADSGLLPGHKAHEGLDGHGAGPACGCPSLGRSRAGC; encoded by the exons ATGCCGAACGCGGAGTTCGGGGAGGCGGGAGCCCCCGTAGGGCCGGGCCGGG ggtcctgccagccaggccacttCCCCCGCGGCCTGCTCACCGGCTGCGGCCCCAACGCGGAGCACCACAAGGGCGAG GATCTCAACAACCCCATGGAGAAGCTGATGCTGAAGAGTCTGTACAGCACTTCCCCCAGTGCCATGAAGCACAAAGCCGGGGGGCTCACAg ACTCCGAGGAAGAGTTCGGCTGCTGCTACGACGCCGAGGGGGGGTATGATGAGGACGAGGAGAAGTGGGACGACCCCGCCAGGGCGTGCGATGCCGCGGCTCTCGAGGATGCGGTCCCTGGCGCATTCCTTGGCTTCTGGAAATCCTTCGTGGGCAAGGACACCTCGCCGGCTGCCCCGCCCCGGGGCTCGCTGGACTatcagctgccccagaggcagcggGTGACTGCAGAG gaagCGGAGAGGAACGCCAGTGAGCTGGTCGCGGAGGAGGAGCGCCTTAAAAGGAAAGCGGAGAAGAAAAGGCTTAAGAAGAAG AGGCAGAAGGATCGGAAGAGGCAGGAGAAGCTGGAACAGGACGTGAGCCCCAGGCCTGAGACGGAGCTG GAGGAGCCTTGTGTGGACAGTGACACGGAGGAGCGGGCCGGTGCTGTGCCGCCATCggggaggggccccctggactccagggctcccaggagaggggaaggagccagGGCCCAGGTCAGGAGTGCAGACGTGAGCACCGAGGAGGAGATGGAG GCCGAGCTGGACTTGAGCAGCACCTTTGTCTCCAAAGCTCAGCGTAAGCTGGGCGTGAAGCCGCTGGCGCCCCGGAGGGAGAAGCTGCCCCGAGCCGAGGTCAAGGAGCCGGACAGGAAGCCCCAGCAGGAG GTGCCGAGGCCTGGGCAGGACGTGAGCAGGGTGGATCCCAGCACGGTGCTAGCAG gctaTGGGAACGAGGCGGCCCAGCGGGGCTGCTTCCAGGAAGCTGTGCTGTTCTTCACCGAGGCCGTCAAACTCAACCCCCGGGAGCACAG GCTCTTCGGGAACCGCTCGTACTGCTACGAGAGGATGCAGCAGTACGACAAGGCCCTGAGTGACGCCCAGGTGGCCTTGAGCCTCCTGCCTGGCTGGCCCAAAGGCTTTTTCCGCAAGGGCAAGGCCCTCCTGGGGCTGAAG CGCTACGCTGAGGCCAGAagcaccttcctggagctgctgcggCTGGACAGCTCCCACGCCGACGCCGCTGCCCAGCTGGAGACGTGCCAGACGCAGCTCGTGCTG GAGGCCGGCCTTGGCGGCAAGAGGAGCCTGGCGCTGGAGCCGTTGCTGAGAGCTGCGGGATCCG GCGAGCAGGCCCGGAGCCGCTCCCCAGGTGGCCGAGGCGACGCCGAGGGGGACGAGGACGGTGAGAGCGGGTTTGTGACCATCACGAACTCCCGGAGCCGGGGGAAAGGCCCAGGCCAGCAGGGACTCGGGGCCAGCAGCAAACACACCGTGGCCACCGCGCATCAGGCCAG GGAGTGGTACGCCGTGTGGGTCGGGAATGTCACCCCCCGGATCACCCAGAAGTTGCTGCGCAGCTGTTTTGAGAT CTTTGGGCCCATCCACTCGGTGCGGCTGCTCCCGGAGAAGTTCTGCGCCTTCATCAACTACAGCTCCAAGGAGGCAGCGGAGGCGGCCTACGCAGCGCTGCAG GGAGCCGCTGCGAGTGCCCCCCACCCTGGAGTGCCATTTCTGGCGCAACGCCGGCTGCAGCTACGGGCCCGACTGCCGTTTCCGACACCTGCcccagagcaaggggctggacaaGAAGCCGGCTCAGCGCTAGGGCCCTGCACTGGCCCCGTCGTTGCGGGGCCTGGAGACCAGATGCCCCAGGCGGACAGCGGGCTCCTGCCAGGCCACAAGGCACATGAGGGACTGGACGGCCACGGTGCTGGGCCTGCCTGTGGGTGCCCGTCCCTGGGAAGGAGCCGTGCAGGCTGCTGa
- the TTC31 gene encoding tetratricopeptide repeat protein 31 isoform X5, whose product MEKLMLKSLYSTSPSAMKHKAGGLTDSEEEFGCCYDAEGGYDEDEEKWDDPARACDAAALEDAVPGAFLGFWKSFVGKDTSPAAPPRGSLDYQLPQRQRVTAEEAERNASELVAEEERLKRKAEKKRLKKKRQKDRKRQEKLEQDVSPRPETELEEPCVDSDTEERAGAVPPSGRGPLDSRAPRRGEGARAQVRSADVSTEEEMEAELDLSSTFVSKAQRKLGVKPLAPRREKLPRAEVKEPDRKPQQEVPRPGQDVSRVDPSTVLAGYGNEAAQRGCFQEAVLFFTEAVKLNPREHRLFGNRSYCYERMQQYDKALSDAQVALSLLPGWPKGFFRKGKALLGLKRYAEARSTFLELLRLDSSHADAAAQLETCQTQLVLEAGLGGKRSLALEPLLRAAGSGEQARSRSPGGRGDAEGDEDGESGFVTITNSRSRGKGPGQQGLGASSKHTVATAHQAREWYAVWVGNVTPRITQKLLRSCFEIFGPIHSVRLLPEKFCAFINYSSKEAAEAAYAALQGAAASAPHPGVPFLAQRRLQLRARLPFPTPAPEQGAGQEAGSALGPCTGPVVAGPGDQMPQADSGLLPGHKAHEGLDGHGAGPACGCPSLGRSRAGC is encoded by the exons ATGGAGAAGCTGATGCTGAAGAGTCTGTACAGCACTTCCCCCAGTGCCATGAAGCACAAAGCCGGGGGGCTCACAg ACTCCGAGGAAGAGTTCGGCTGCTGCTACGACGCCGAGGGGGGGTATGATGAGGACGAGGAGAAGTGGGACGACCCCGCCAGGGCGTGCGATGCCGCGGCTCTCGAGGATGCGGTCCCTGGCGCATTCCTTGGCTTCTGGAAATCCTTCGTGGGCAAGGACACCTCGCCGGCTGCCCCGCCCCGGGGCTCGCTGGACTatcagctgccccagaggcagcggGTGACTGCAGAG gaagCGGAGAGGAACGCCAGTGAGCTGGTCGCGGAGGAGGAGCGCCTTAAAAGGAAAGCGGAGAAGAAAAGGCTTAAGAAGAAG AGGCAGAAGGATCGGAAGAGGCAGGAGAAGCTGGAACAGGACGTGAGCCCCAGGCCTGAGACGGAGCTG GAGGAGCCTTGTGTGGACAGTGACACGGAGGAGCGGGCCGGTGCTGTGCCGCCATCggggaggggccccctggactccagggctcccaggagaggggaaggagccagGGCCCAGGTCAGGAGTGCAGACGTGAGCACCGAGGAGGAGATGGAG GCCGAGCTGGACTTGAGCAGCACCTTTGTCTCCAAAGCTCAGCGTAAGCTGGGCGTGAAGCCGCTGGCGCCCCGGAGGGAGAAGCTGCCCCGAGCCGAGGTCAAGGAGCCGGACAGGAAGCCCCAGCAGGAG GTGCCGAGGCCTGGGCAGGACGTGAGCAGGGTGGATCCCAGCACGGTGCTAGCAG gctaTGGGAACGAGGCGGCCCAGCGGGGCTGCTTCCAGGAAGCTGTGCTGTTCTTCACCGAGGCCGTCAAACTCAACCCCCGGGAGCACAG GCTCTTCGGGAACCGCTCGTACTGCTACGAGAGGATGCAGCAGTACGACAAGGCCCTGAGTGACGCCCAGGTGGCCTTGAGCCTCCTGCCTGGCTGGCCCAAAGGCTTTTTCCGCAAGGGCAAGGCCCTCCTGGGGCTGAAG CGCTACGCTGAGGCCAGAagcaccttcctggagctgctgcggCTGGACAGCTCCCACGCCGACGCCGCTGCCCAGCTGGAGACGTGCCAGACGCAGCTCGTGCTG GAGGCCGGCCTTGGCGGCAAGAGGAGCCTGGCGCTGGAGCCGTTGCTGAGAGCTGCGGGATCCG GCGAGCAGGCCCGGAGCCGCTCCCCAGGTGGCCGAGGCGACGCCGAGGGGGACGAGGACGGTGAGAGCGGGTTTGTGACCATCACGAACTCCCGGAGCCGGGGGAAAGGCCCAGGCCAGCAGGGACTCGGGGCCAGCAGCAAACACACCGTGGCCACCGCGCATCAGGCCAG GGAGTGGTACGCCGTGTGGGTCGGGAATGTCACCCCCCGGATCACCCAGAAGTTGCTGCGCAGCTGTTTTGAGAT CTTTGGGCCCATCCACTCGGTGCGGCTGCTCCCGGAGAAGTTCTGCGCCTTCATCAACTACAGCTCCAAGGAGGCAGCGGAGGCGGCCTACGCAGCGCTGCAG GGAGCCGCTGCGAGTGCCCCCCACCCTGGAGTGCCATTTCTGGCGCAACGCCGGCTGCAGCTACGGGCCCGACTGCCGTTTCCGACACCTGCcccagagcaaggggctggacaaGAAGCCGGCTCAGCGCTAGGGCCCTGCACTGGCCCCGTCGTTGCGGGGCCTGGAGACCAGATGCCCCAGGCGGACAGCGGGCTCCTGCCAGGCCACAAGGCACATGAGGGACTGGACGGCCACGGTGCTGGGCCTGCCTGTGGGTGCCCGTCCCTGGGAAGGAGCCGTGCAGGCTGCTGa
- the TTC31 gene encoding tetratricopeptide repeat protein 31 isoform X4: protein MPNAEFGEAGAPVGPGRGSCQPGHFPRGLLTGCGPNAEHHKGEDLNNPMEKLMLKSLYSTSPSAMKHKAGGLTDSEEEFGCCYDAEGGYDEDEEKWDDPARACDAAALEDAVPGAFLGFWKSFVGKDTSPAAPPRGSLDYQLPQRQRVTAEEAERNASELVAEEERLKRKAEKKRLKKKRQKDRKRQEKLEQDVSPRPETELEEPCVDSDTEERAGAVPPSGRGPLDSRAPRRGEGARAQVRSADVSTEEEMEAELDLSSTFVSKAQRKLGVKPLAPRREKLPRAEVKEPDRKPQQEVPRPGQDVSRVDPSTVLAGYGNEAAQRGCFQEAVLFFTEAVKLNPREHRLFGNRSYCYERMQQYDKALSDAQVALSLLPGWPKGFFRKGKALLGLKRYAEARSTFLELLRLDSSHADAAAQLETCQTQLVLEAGLGGKRSLALEPLLRAAGSGEQARSRSPGGRGDAEGDEDGESGFVTITNSRSRGKGPGQQGLGASSKHTVATAHQASFGPIHSVRLLPEKFCAFINYSSKEAAEAAYAALQGAEVEGTKFVLQLKHPDHATPPPGRAGSGLQPVEREPLRVPPTLECHFWRNAGCSYGPDCRFRHLPQSKGLDKKPAQR from the exons ATGCCGAACGCGGAGTTCGGGGAGGCGGGAGCCCCCGTAGGGCCGGGCCGGG ggtcctgccagccaggccacttCCCCCGCGGCCTGCTCACCGGCTGCGGCCCCAACGCGGAGCACCACAAGGGCGAG GATCTCAACAACCCCATGGAGAAGCTGATGCTGAAGAGTCTGTACAGCACTTCCCCCAGTGCCATGAAGCACAAAGCCGGGGGGCTCACAg ACTCCGAGGAAGAGTTCGGCTGCTGCTACGACGCCGAGGGGGGGTATGATGAGGACGAGGAGAAGTGGGACGACCCCGCCAGGGCGTGCGATGCCGCGGCTCTCGAGGATGCGGTCCCTGGCGCATTCCTTGGCTTCTGGAAATCCTTCGTGGGCAAGGACACCTCGCCGGCTGCCCCGCCCCGGGGCTCGCTGGACTatcagctgccccagaggcagcggGTGACTGCAGAG gaagCGGAGAGGAACGCCAGTGAGCTGGTCGCGGAGGAGGAGCGCCTTAAAAGGAAAGCGGAGAAGAAAAGGCTTAAGAAGAAG AGGCAGAAGGATCGGAAGAGGCAGGAGAAGCTGGAACAGGACGTGAGCCCCAGGCCTGAGACGGAGCTG GAGGAGCCTTGTGTGGACAGTGACACGGAGGAGCGGGCCGGTGCTGTGCCGCCATCggggaggggccccctggactccagggctcccaggagaggggaaggagccagGGCCCAGGTCAGGAGTGCAGACGTGAGCACCGAGGAGGAGATGGAG GCCGAGCTGGACTTGAGCAGCACCTTTGTCTCCAAAGCTCAGCGTAAGCTGGGCGTGAAGCCGCTGGCGCCCCGGAGGGAGAAGCTGCCCCGAGCCGAGGTCAAGGAGCCGGACAGGAAGCCCCAGCAGGAG GTGCCGAGGCCTGGGCAGGACGTGAGCAGGGTGGATCCCAGCACGGTGCTAGCAG gctaTGGGAACGAGGCGGCCCAGCGGGGCTGCTTCCAGGAAGCTGTGCTGTTCTTCACCGAGGCCGTCAAACTCAACCCCCGGGAGCACAG GCTCTTCGGGAACCGCTCGTACTGCTACGAGAGGATGCAGCAGTACGACAAGGCCCTGAGTGACGCCCAGGTGGCCTTGAGCCTCCTGCCTGGCTGGCCCAAAGGCTTTTTCCGCAAGGGCAAGGCCCTCCTGGGGCTGAAG CGCTACGCTGAGGCCAGAagcaccttcctggagctgctgcggCTGGACAGCTCCCACGCCGACGCCGCTGCCCAGCTGGAGACGTGCCAGACGCAGCTCGTGCTG GAGGCCGGCCTTGGCGGCAAGAGGAGCCTGGCGCTGGAGCCGTTGCTGAGAGCTGCGGGATCCG GCGAGCAGGCCCGGAGCCGCTCCCCAGGTGGCCGAGGCGACGCCGAGGGGGACGAGGACGGTGAGAGCGGGTTTGTGACCATCACGAACTCCCGGAGCCGGGGGAAAGGCCCAGGCCAGCAGGGACTCGGGGCCAGCAGCAAACACACCGTGGCCACCGCGCATCAGGCCAG CTTTGGGCCCATCCACTCGGTGCGGCTGCTCCCGGAGAAGTTCTGCGCCTTCATCAACTACAGCTCCAAGGAGGCAGCGGAGGCGGCCTACGCAGCGCTGCAG ggcgcGGAGGTGGAAGGAACCAAGTTTGTGCTGCAGCTGAAGCACCCTGACCATGCGACCCCGCCCCCAGGGAGGGCCGGCAGCGGCCTGCAGCCTGTGGAGAG GGAGCCGCTGCGAGTGCCCCCCACCCTGGAGTGCCATTTCTGGCGCAACGCCGGCTGCAGCTACGGGCCCGACTGCCGTTTCCGACACCTGCcccagagcaaggggctggacaaGAAGCCGGCTCAGCGCTAG
- the TTC31 gene encoding tetratricopeptide repeat protein 31 isoform X2 yields the protein MPNAEFGEAGAPVGPGRGSCQPGHFPRGLLTGCGPNAEHHKGEDLNNPMEKLMLKSLYSTSPSAMKHKAGGLTDSEEEFGCCYDAEGGYDEDEEKWDDPARACDAAALEDAVPGAFLGFWKSFVGKDTSPAAPPRGSLDYQLPQRQRVTAEEAERNASELVAEEERLKRKAEKKRLKKKRQKDRKRQEKLEQDVSPRPETELEEPCVDSDTEERAGAVPPSGRGPLDSRAPRRGEGARAQVRSADVSTEEEMEAELDLSSTFVSKAQRKLGVKPLAPRREKLPRAEVKEPDRKPQQEVPRPGQDVSRVDPSTVLAGYGNEAAQRGCFQEAVLFFTEAVKLNPREHRLFGNRSYCYERMQQYDKALSDAQVALSLLPGWPKGFFRKGKALLGLKRYAEARSTFLELLRLDSSHADAAAQLETCQTQLVLEAGLGGKRSLALEPLLRAAGSGEQARSRSPGGRGDAEGDEDGESGFVTITNSRSRGKGPGQQGLGASSKHTVATAHQAREWYAVWVGNVTPRITQKLLRSCFEIFGPIHSVRLLPEKFCAFINYSSKEAAEAAYAALQGAEVEGTKFVLQLKHPDHATPPPGRAGSGLQPVEREPLRVPPTLECHFWRNAGCSYGPDCRFRHLPQSKGLDKKPAQR from the exons ATGCCGAACGCGGAGTTCGGGGAGGCGGGAGCCCCCGTAGGGCCGGGCCGGG ggtcctgccagccaggccacttCCCCCGCGGCCTGCTCACCGGCTGCGGCCCCAACGCGGAGCACCACAAGGGCGAG GATCTCAACAACCCCATGGAGAAGCTGATGCTGAAGAGTCTGTACAGCACTTCCCCCAGTGCCATGAAGCACAAAGCCGGGGGGCTCACAg ACTCCGAGGAAGAGTTCGGCTGCTGCTACGACGCCGAGGGGGGGTATGATGAGGACGAGGAGAAGTGGGACGACCCCGCCAGGGCGTGCGATGCCGCGGCTCTCGAGGATGCGGTCCCTGGCGCATTCCTTGGCTTCTGGAAATCCTTCGTGGGCAAGGACACCTCGCCGGCTGCCCCGCCCCGGGGCTCGCTGGACTatcagctgccccagaggcagcggGTGACTGCAGAG gaagCGGAGAGGAACGCCAGTGAGCTGGTCGCGGAGGAGGAGCGCCTTAAAAGGAAAGCGGAGAAGAAAAGGCTTAAGAAGAAG AGGCAGAAGGATCGGAAGAGGCAGGAGAAGCTGGAACAGGACGTGAGCCCCAGGCCTGAGACGGAGCTG GAGGAGCCTTGTGTGGACAGTGACACGGAGGAGCGGGCCGGTGCTGTGCCGCCATCggggaggggccccctggactccagggctcccaggagaggggaaggagccagGGCCCAGGTCAGGAGTGCAGACGTGAGCACCGAGGAGGAGATGGAG GCCGAGCTGGACTTGAGCAGCACCTTTGTCTCCAAAGCTCAGCGTAAGCTGGGCGTGAAGCCGCTGGCGCCCCGGAGGGAGAAGCTGCCCCGAGCCGAGGTCAAGGAGCCGGACAGGAAGCCCCAGCAGGAG GTGCCGAGGCCTGGGCAGGACGTGAGCAGGGTGGATCCCAGCACGGTGCTAGCAG gctaTGGGAACGAGGCGGCCCAGCGGGGCTGCTTCCAGGAAGCTGTGCTGTTCTTCACCGAGGCCGTCAAACTCAACCCCCGGGAGCACAG GCTCTTCGGGAACCGCTCGTACTGCTACGAGAGGATGCAGCAGTACGACAAGGCCCTGAGTGACGCCCAGGTGGCCTTGAGCCTCCTGCCTGGCTGGCCCAAAGGCTTTTTCCGCAAGGGCAAGGCCCTCCTGGGGCTGAAG CGCTACGCTGAGGCCAGAagcaccttcctggagctgctgcggCTGGACAGCTCCCACGCCGACGCCGCTGCCCAGCTGGAGACGTGCCAGACGCAGCTCGTGCTG GAGGCCGGCCTTGGCGGCAAGAGGAGCCTGGCGCTGGAGCCGTTGCTGAGAGCTGCGGGATCCG GCGAGCAGGCCCGGAGCCGCTCCCCAGGTGGCCGAGGCGACGCCGAGGGGGACGAGGACGGTGAGAGCGGGTTTGTGACCATCACGAACTCCCGGAGCCGGGGGAAAGGCCCAGGCCAGCAGGGACTCGGGGCCAGCAGCAAACACACCGTGGCCACCGCGCATCAGGCCAG GGAGTGGTACGCCGTGTGGGTCGGGAATGTCACCCCCCGGATCACCCAGAAGTTGCTGCGCAGCTGTTTTGAGAT CTTTGGGCCCATCCACTCGGTGCGGCTGCTCCCGGAGAAGTTCTGCGCCTTCATCAACTACAGCTCCAAGGAGGCAGCGGAGGCGGCCTACGCAGCGCTGCAG ggcgcGGAGGTGGAAGGAACCAAGTTTGTGCTGCAGCTGAAGCACCCTGACCATGCGACCCCGCCCCCAGGGAGGGCCGGCAGCGGCCTGCAGCCTGTGGAGAG GGAGCCGCTGCGAGTGCCCCCCACCCTGGAGTGCCATTTCTGGCGCAACGCCGGCTGCAGCTACGGGCCCGACTGCCGTTTCCGACACCTGCcccagagcaaggggctggacaaGAAGCCGGCTCAGCGCTAG